One segment of Anastrepha obliqua isolate idAnaObli1 chromosome 3, idAnaObli1_1.0, whole genome shotgun sequence DNA contains the following:
- the LOC129242634 gene encoding uncharacterized protein LOC129242634, producing the protein MSSYRPRRTRIYGANYDIGESSYKKLLESLDSKRGISRSTDIHVPLARETSLPPKVTFSQDEDDFDREKYRASLRAKLHLDDDDADVFGSTLKQSKQRLLARNRFLEDEDEDILGSTYKPLKFKGLDESAVESSLKSSLKFRASAEPFESSFKSLKLNGSDEPAFGESIKHKALKARSILNDTDDQEASTFSSRRIKIRSENVIMGDTSTTTEASSRMKATKARLADLDAEMSSINQKQSEREKRKHNLRKLLNESESDTFKAIEM; encoded by the exons ATGTCCAGTTATCGCCCACGACGAACTCGCATTTATGGTGCCAACTACGATATCGGCGAaagctcttacaaaaaattGCTGGAAAGTTTAGATAGTAAAAGAGGAATCAGCAG GAGCACAGACATCCACGTTCCTTTAGCACGTGAAACGAGTTTGCCACCAAAAGTGACATTTTCCCAGGATGAAGACGATTTTGACCGTGAGAAATATAGAGCCTCACTAAGAGCCAAACTGCATTTGGACGATGACG ATGCCGATGTTTTTGGCTCCACACTCAAACAATCGAAGCAGCGACTTTTGGCTAGAAATAGATTCTTAGAAGATGAAG ATGAGGATATTTTAGGTTCCACCTACAAGCCATTGAAATTCAAAGGTTTAGACGAGTCTGCTGTAGAATCTTCGTTGAAATCCTCATTGAAATTCAGAGCTTCTGCAGAACCATTCGAATCGTCTTTCAAATCACTGAAATTGAATGGATCCGATGAGCCAGCATTCGGTGAGAGCATAAAACATAAAGCACTGAAAGCGAGGTCTATCTTGAATGACACGGATGATCAG GAGGCTAGCACATTCTCCTCAAGACGTATAAAGATTAGAAGTGAAAATGTCATAATGGGTGATACCAGTACCACAACTGAAGCTTCTTCACGCATGAAAGCAACCAAAGCTCGCCTCGCTGACCTCGACGCGGAAATGTCTTCGataaatcaaaaacaaagcGAACGGGAAAAGCGTAAacataatttaagaaaattattaaatgaaagcGAATCTGATACCTTTAAGGCCATAGAAATGTAA
- the LOC129241609 gene encoding 4-aminobutyrate aminotransferase, mitochondrial — MRFLQATVVSRHCAALKGLAYPRNYATIAEPAAPAVKTQAIPGPRSLALKGKLSAIQNVVPVQLFADYEKSIGNYLVDVDGNVLLDVYTQISSIPLGYNHPRLLNVFQNEKNLKTLINRPALGVFPGKEWPEQLNSILTKIAPKGLSNLTTMMCGSCSNENAYKNIFIWYRRNQRGENVDFTDAEMQSCMINQPPGAPKLSILSFNGAFHGRTLGALSTTHSKYIHKIDVPSFDWPIASFPQYQYPLAENERHNKEQDQRCLAEVEELIEKYNKKGIPVAGIIVEPIQSEGGDNEASPEFFQGLQKIGKQRGVALLIDEVQTGGGCTGKIWCHEHFNLDGPPDVVTFSKKMQLGGYFHKEEFKPQQGYRVFNTWMGDPSKLLLLQEVINVIQEENLLKNVNIAGKVLKDGLLDLEKEYSHILNSTRGRGTFLAVNCQNGKARDYIVNRLRMKGIQTGGCGEISIRFRPALTFQEKHANIVLDGFRSVLREL, encoded by the exons atgcGTTTCCTGCAAGCAACCGTAGTGTCGAGACACTGCGCCGCTTTAAAAG GCTTGGCATATCCTAGAAATTATGCCACAATAGCGGAACCTGCAGCGCCTGCAGTCAAAACACAAGCTATACCAGGTCCTAGATCATTGGCATTGAAGGGCAAATTAAGCGCAATACAA AACGTTGTGCCAGTTCAACTTTTCGCTGACTATGAAAAGTCAATTGGAAACTACTTGGTTGACGTCGATGGAAATGTCTTACTTGATGTTTATACACAAATTTCCTCAATACCATTAGGCTATAACCATCCACGCCTCTTAAATGTCTTCcagaacgaaaaaaatttaaaaa CTTTAATCAACCGTCCTGCCCTGGGTGTATTTCCTGGAAAAGAATGGCCAGAACAGTTGAATTCAATTCTTACTAAAATTGCACCCAAAGGTCTGAGTAATTTGACAACAATGATGTGTGGATCCTGCTCAAACGAAAAtgcctacaaaaatatttttatttg GTACCGTCGCAATCAGCGTGGTGAAAACGTTGACTTCACAGATGCCGAAATGCAGTCGTGCATGATTAATCAACCACCAGGCGCACCCAAATTGAGTATTCTGTCGTTCAATGGCGCATTCCATGGGCGCACTTTGGGCGCACTCTCTACCACACActccaaatatatacataaaatcgATGTGCCTTCATTCGATTGGCCAATTGCTTCATTTCCTCAATATCAATATCCATTGGCTGAAAATGAACGCCACAACAAAGAGCAGGATCAACGATGCTTGGCTGAAGTCGAAGAACTGATtgaaaagtacaataaaaaaggcATTCCAGTGGCAGGCATTATTGTTGAGCCCATTCAGAGCGAGGGTGGTGACAATGAGGCATCACCTGAATTCTTTCAGGGTCTGCAGAAAATTGGCAAACAACGCGGTGTCGCTTTGTTGATTGATGAGGTACAAACTGGCGGCGGTTGTACCGGTAAAATTTGGTGCCACGAACACTTTAACTTGGATGGCCCACCTGATGTGGTGACATTcagcaaaaaaatgcaattaggCGGTTACTTTCACAAGGAGGAATTCAAGCCGCAACAAGGTTATCGAGTATTCAATACATGGATGGGTGATCCAAGCAAGCTACTGCTTTTGCAAGAAGTCATTAATGTCATACAGGAAGAgaacttattaaaaaatgttaacattgCTGGAAAAGTATTGAAAGATGGACTATTGGATTTGGAAAAAGAATATTCACATATCCTAAATTCAACAAGAGGACGCGGTACCTTCTTGGCGGTGAACTGCCAGAATGGTAAAGCACGAGATTATATCGTGAATAGACTCAGAATGAAGGGCATACAAACTGGTGGGTGTGGCGAGATCTCAATTCGTTTCCGACCAGCATTAACATTCCAAGAAAAACATGCAAATATCGTTTTGGATGGATTCCGAAGCGTATTGAGAGAATTGTAA